One segment of Nostoc piscinale CENA21 DNA contains the following:
- a CDS encoding amino acid adenylation domain-containing protein: MDEQPVQVIHPSVTVKLPVVNLSHLPPALQNAEVERLTHEIAQAPFNLAVCPLLRVMLLQTKEQEYLLLLTIHHIICDGLSIQVLKQELAVIYKAFSAEQPCPLSQLPIQYADYSIWQLQQLQAERANTQLLYWKQQLANASTTLSLPTDHPRPPVQSFKGTTKNFQLSSDLSQGLRSLSKQQGVTLFMTLLAAFQTQLYRYTSQEDICLGSPIANRNHADIEGLIGFFVNTLVLRTDISGNPSFGELLKRVRDVCVGAYAHADLPFEQLVGELQPERNLSHTPLFQVTFAFQEDTKQDLVLPGLTLQWLQNHNGTAKFDLSLYIVDSQPEIWGWWEYNTDLFDAATIERMVGHFTNLLEDVVTFPEKRLSELSLLTEIELQTLLVKWNNTATNYALDKCIHELFEQQVTKTPDAVAVEFENQQLTYRELNAKANQLAHYLRSQGVQPEVLVGICVERSLNMVIGLLAILKAGGAYIPLDPSYPQERLAGMLQDSKPGVLLTQQDLLASLPNHKVQIICLDSDWEQIAHESTENPVTNITVDHLAYVIYTSGSTGKPKGAMNSHRGICNRLLWMQDTYQLTSADAVLQKTPFSFDVSVWEFFWTLITGARLVVAQPEGHRDPHYLVNLIIQQQITTLHFVPSMLQVFLEVADLEKCQSLVRVITSGEALPAQLQQRFFNRLDVQLHNLYGPTEAAIDVTFWQCQKDSFTSQNTVPIGQPIANIQIYILDPHLNPVPIGVTGEVYLGGVGVGRGYFNRPELTAEKFLPNPFSQQGERFYKTGDLARYLLNGEIEYIGRIDNQVKIRGFRIELGEIEAIINQYPTVRETVVVVSQESKIIAYLVPQTQQTLAISELRSFLESKLPNYMVPAAFVILEALPLTPNGKIDRKALPATDMVRPELAETFVAPQTSIEKQLAALWSEVLGLENIGINDNFFELGGDSILSLQVVSKANRWGLQITPKQMFQYQTIAQLVTVIGTKEKIIAEQGVLTGTLELIPIQHWFFEQKQPEPHHWNQAVCLESKQKIDPVILEKTIQFLDKHHDVLRLRFRQQEFSTQALIVSPDPALTLTYFDFAALPEHQRSPAIESAANQLQASLNLSQGPLFRVALFNLGDHQPQRLLWIIHHLAVDGVSWRILIEDLQTVYQQISQGKAINLPPKTTSYQQWSSYLQKYAQSSVLLEEIDFWLTTQHQSVTPIPRDFGDGDNLEVTTSTVSVSLSVDETQSLLHQVPAAYQTQINDVLLTALILTFNQWTGENSLLIDLEGHGREELFQDVDLSRTVGWFTTIFPVHLNLENTKDLGKALQSIKEQLRAIPNRGIGYGLLRYLSQNQEIAAQFSSSQAEVIFNYLGQFDRILDESSLFSFAPESIGATHSGQNQRTHLLEINARIYQGHLEMSWSYSSKLHRPTTIEKLAENLIEQMRSLIAHCESVDAGGFTPADFAEFKQSQWDQSALDAITAAIGDI, encoded by the coding sequence ATAGACGAGCAACCAGTCCAAGTAATTCATCCCTCTGTGACTGTGAAGTTACCAGTGGTAAACTTGAGCCACTTACCGCCAGCATTACAGAATGCGGAAGTTGAGCGCCTAACTCATGAAATTGCTCAAGCACCCTTCAACTTAGCAGTCTGTCCCTTGCTGCGCGTGATGTTATTGCAGACTAAGGAACAGGAATATTTGCTGTTATTGACCATCCATCACATTATTTGTGATGGGTTGTCAATACAAGTATTGAAGCAGGAATTAGCAGTCATTTACAAAGCTTTTTCAGCAGAACAACCATGTCCACTTTCACAACTGCCAATTCAATACGCCGATTATTCTATCTGGCAGCTTCAACAGTTACAAGCTGAACGCGCAAATACCCAACTTTTATATTGGAAGCAACAACTAGCAAATGCTTCTACTACTTTATCTTTACCCACAGACCATCCGCGGCCTCCAGTACAAAGTTTCAAAGGCACAACCAAAAACTTCCAGCTATCATCAGATTTAAGCCAAGGGTTGAGGTCTTTAAGCAAGCAACAAGGAGTCACATTATTTATGACCTTGTTAGCAGCTTTTCAAACACAGTTATATCGATATACAAGTCAAGAAGACATTTGCCTTGGTTCTCCAATTGCTAACCGCAACCATGCTGATATTGAAGGATTAATCGGTTTTTTTGTCAACACCTTGGTGCTGCGTACTGATATTTCTGGAAACCCCAGCTTTGGAGAATTGCTCAAGAGAGTGCGCGATGTGTGTGTAGGAGCTTATGCTCATGCAGATTTACCTTTTGAGCAATTAGTAGGAGAGCTACAACCTGAGCGAAATCTCAGTCATACCCCACTTTTTCAAGTAACCTTTGCTTTTCAAGAAGATACTAAGCAAGATTTAGTATTACCTGGACTGACTCTCCAATGGCTTCAGAACCATAATGGCACAGCAAAATTTGATTTATCGCTGTATATAGTAGATTCTCAGCCAGAAATTTGGGGGTGGTGGGAGTACAACACAGATTTATTTGATGCTGCAACTATTGAAAGAATGGTAGGGCATTTTACTAATTTGCTAGAGGATGTTGTTACTTTTCCAGAGAAGCGGTTATCAGAACTGTCATTATTAACAGAAATTGAGCTTCAGACTCTTTTAGTTAAATGGAATAATACAGCAACTAATTACGCTTTAGATAAATGTATTCATGAATTATTTGAACAACAGGTAACTAAAACACCGGATGCAGTAGCAGTAGAGTTTGAAAATCAGCAATTAACTTATCGAGAATTAAACGCCAAAGCCAACCAATTAGCTCATTATTTACGTTCACAGGGAGTTCAGCCAGAGGTATTGGTAGGGATTTGCGTAGAGCGTTCTTTGAATATGGTAATTGGACTACTCGCCATCCTGAAAGCGGGTGGTGCATATATCCCCCTAGATCCTAGCTATCCTCAAGAACGCTTGGCTGGGATGTTACAAGACTCAAAACCAGGCGTGCTGCTCACACAACAGGACTTATTAGCAAGTCTACCCAATCACAAAGTGCAAATAATTTGCCTCGATAGTGACTGGGAACAAATTGCTCATGAAAGCACAGAAAATCCTGTAACCAACATCACAGTTGATCACCTTGCTTACGTCATCTACACCTCCGGTTCTACAGGTAAACCCAAGGGTGCAATGAATAGCCATCGAGGTATCTGCAATCGTTTACTGTGGATGCAAGATACTTATCAATTAACATCAGCAGACGCGGTTTTACAGAAAACTCCCTTCAGTTTTGATGTGTCTGTATGGGAATTTTTCTGGACATTGATTACAGGTGCGCGTTTAGTAGTAGCTCAACCAGAAGGACATCGAGATCCCCACTACTTAGTTAACTTGATTATCCAGCAGCAAATCACCACTTTACATTTTGTGCCGTCAATGCTGCAAGTTTTTCTCGAAGTAGCAGATTTAGAAAAATGTCAATCTCTAGTCCGAGTGATTACCAGTGGTGAAGCATTACCAGCCCAACTGCAACAACGCTTTTTTAATCGGCTGGATGTGCAACTGCATAATCTCTATGGCCCAACAGAAGCAGCTATAGATGTGACTTTTTGGCAGTGTCAAAAAGATAGTTTTACCAGCCAAAATACAGTTCCCATCGGTCAACCAATTGCCAATATTCAAATTTATATACTTGATCCGCATCTCAATCCTGTTCCGATTGGTGTGACAGGTGAAGTTTATCTTGGTGGTGTTGGAGTAGGTAGGGGTTACTTTAACCGTCCGGAATTGACAGCAGAAAAATTTCTCCCTAATCCTTTTAGTCAGCAAGGCGAACGTTTTTATAAAACAGGCGATTTAGCCCGCTATTTGCTGAATGGAGAAATTGAATACATTGGGCGCATTGACAACCAAGTAAAAATTCGTGGTTTCCGCATTGAATTGGGAGAAATTGAAGCCATCATCAACCAATACCCGACGGTGCGTGAAACTGTAGTTGTAGTTAGTCAAGAATCAAAAATAATTGCCTATTTAGTGCCGCAAACACAGCAAACACTGGCAATTTCTGAGCTACGCAGCTTTTTAGAATCAAAGCTCCCCAATTACATGGTGCCAGCCGCTTTTGTGATCTTAGAGGCACTACCATTAACACCCAATGGTAAGATTGACCGCAAGGCACTTCCGGCAACTGATATGGTGCGTCCAGAACTCGCAGAAACTTTTGTTGCACCACAAACAAGCATTGAAAAGCAGTTAGCAGCCCTTTGGTCAGAAGTATTAGGTTTAGAAAATATAGGCATAAACGATAACTTTTTTGAACTCGGTGGAGATTCGATTCTAAGTCTGCAAGTAGTATCTAAAGCTAACCGTTGGGGTCTGCAAATAACTCCTAAACAGATGTTTCAGTACCAAACTATTGCCCAATTAGTAACAGTAATTGGGACAAAAGAGAAAATTATAGCTGAACAAGGCGTATTAACTGGAACACTAGAATTGATACCTATTCAGCATTGGTTTTTTGAGCAAAAGCAACCAGAACCACACCACTGGAATCAAGCGGTATGCTTAGAAAGCAAACAAAAAATTGACCCTGTAATCTTAGAGAAAACCATCCAGTTTTTAGACAAACATCATGATGTTTTACGTTTACGTTTTAGACAGCAGGAATTTAGTACTCAAGCACTGATTGTTAGTCCAGATCCGGCACTAACGTTGACATACTTCGATTTTGCCGCACTACCAGAACATCAGCGATCGCCAGCAATAGAATCAGCCGCCAATCAACTACAAGCTAGTTTAAATTTGTCACAGGGGCCATTATTCCGAGTTGCTTTGTTTAACTTGGGAGATCATCAACCCCAACGGTTACTGTGGATTATTCACCACTTAGCCGTTGATGGTGTGTCTTGGCGAATTTTAATTGAAGATTTGCAAACAGTTTACCAACAAATAAGTCAAGGCAAAGCAATCAATCTGCCACCCAAAACAACTTCTTATCAACAATGGTCTAGCTATCTCCAAAAATATGCACAATCTTCAGTTTTACTAGAAGAGATAGACTTCTGGCTAACAACTCAACATCAATCGGTTACGCCTATACCAAGAGATTTTGGCGATGGAGATAATCTAGAAGTAACCACATCGACTGTATCAGTATCCCTGTCTGTGGACGAAACCCAAAGTTTGCTGCACCAAGTACCAGCAGCTTATCAGACCCAAATTAATGATGTATTATTAACAGCACTTATACTAACTTTTAATCAGTGGACGGGAGAAAATTCTCTATTAATTGACTTGGAAGGACATGGGCGAGAAGAACTTTTTCAGGATGTAGATTTATCGAGAACAGTGGGTTGGTTTACCACGATTTTTCCTGTACATTTAAATCTGGAAAATACTAAAGATTTAGGTAAAGCTTTGCAGTCAATTAAAGAGCAACTAAGAGCCATTCCGAATCGAGGTATTGGCTATGGATTACTGCGTTATCTGAGTCAAAATCAAGAAATAGCCGCACAATTTTCCTCCTCCCAGGCTGAAGTTATTTTTAACTATTTAGGACAGTTTGATCGCATTTTAGACGAATCATCATTATTTAGTTTTGCGCCAGAATCCATTGGTGCTACTCACAGTGGGCAAAATCAACGGACTCACTTACTAGAAATTAACGCCAGGATTTATCAGGGACATCTGGAAATGAGTTGGTCTTATAGTAGCAAGTTGCATCGACCAACCACCATTGAGAAATTAGCAGAAAACTTGATTGAGCAAATGCGATCGCTGATTGCTCACTGCGAGTCTGTTGATGCAGGTGGTTTTACCCCTGCTGATTTCGCTGAGTTTAAACAAAGTCAATGGGATCAAAGTGCTCTTGATGCCATTACAGCAGCTATAGGAGATATTTGA
- a CDS encoding non-ribosomal peptide synthetase: protein MGVKNKNIEDFYPLSPMQQGILFHSLATPKSGVYFEQFSWNLQGKLNVTMFHRAWQYVVERHAILRTCFVWEGLKEPVQIVHRQVNLPWQEYDWQHLSPEAQQQELELFFQSDRSCGFNLKQAPLMRFTLIQLSPTAYNFTWSHHHLLLDGWSVATVFQEVLACYKAFNNERQVYLETIRPYRDYIVWLQQQNLSEAETFWRQTLQGFTTPTQLSVSPGNGLLTPTDSYHEAELKLSVAATAALKSLAKQYQLTLNTLVQGAWALLLSRYSGQEDVIFGAVTSGRPPTLAQAESMVGLFINTVPIRVQVSPDTLLVPWLLKIKEQLIEASEYEYCPLVKVQGWSEVPKGLSLFESIVIFENYAMDASVRQRDINLDIQDVHSFEKTNYPIALTVIPGDELWLKITSGDRFDCDTIHRMLGHLQTLLESMVKNPQQSLGELSLLTELERHQLLVEWNNTQVKYSQPQYIHELFAAQVEKTPDAVAVVFENEQLTYRELNTKANQLAHYLQTCGVKPEVLVGIYVERSLLMVIGLLAILKAGGAYIPLDPSYPQERLAYMLEDAQPRVLLTRQKLVATLPHQPAQVICLDSDWELISDRHSANPVTQITEDHLAYVIYTSGSTGKPKGAMNTHRGICNRLLWMQDAYQLTAADRVLQKTPFSFDVSVWEFFWPLITGARLVIAQPEGHKDPNYLVNLIIQQQITTLHFVPSMLQVFLEAAAVEKCQSLVRVIASGEALPIELQQRFFQRLDAQLHNLYGPTEAAVDVTFWQCQNHLNNQKTVPIGRPIANIQVYLLDKYLHPVPVGVPGEVYIGGVGVGRGYLNRPELTAEKFIPNPFSTTASRLYKTGDLARYLPNGEIEYISRIDYQVKLRGFRIELGEIEAAIAQYPGVRETVVVVNAQRIVAYLVPQAAQTLSISELRSFLESKLPSYMIPVAFVLLEALPLNTNGKVDRRALPAPDTNRPELADVYQPPQTEVEQTIAEIWQQVLQVENVGIHDNFFELGGHSLLLVQVHSKLREKFTKDLAVLDLFRYPTINSLANYLTQVEPEKLTAEISEIVIEKVADGKAQQRKRLQKLKSIQNI from the coding sequence ATGGGTGTGAAAAATAAAAACATTGAAGATTTTTATCCCCTCTCGCCCATGCAGCAAGGTATTCTGTTTCACAGTCTTGCTACTCCTAAGTCTGGGGTTTATTTTGAACAATTTAGCTGGAATCTCCAAGGAAAGCTGAATGTCACCATGTTCCATCGTGCATGGCAATATGTTGTAGAACGACATGCAATTTTGAGAACCTGCTTTGTTTGGGAAGGCTTAAAAGAACCAGTACAAATTGTACATCGACAAGTAAATCTACCGTGGCAAGAGTATGATTGGCAGCATCTCTCCCCGGAAGCACAACAACAAGAATTAGAATTGTTTTTCCAAAGCGATCGCTCTTGTGGTTTTAATCTTAAGCAAGCACCATTGATGCGCTTCACACTGATTCAACTGTCGCCGACTGCCTATAACTTTACCTGGAGTCATCACCATCTGTTGCTAGATGGCTGGTCTGTAGCGACAGTTTTTCAAGAAGTCCTGGCTTGTTACAAGGCTTTCAATAACGAGCGACAGGTATACTTAGAAACTATTCGCCCATATCGAGATTATATTGTTTGGCTACAGCAACAAAATTTATCTGAGGCTGAAACTTTTTGGCGACAGACGCTGCAAGGTTTTACCACTCCCACACAGCTATCAGTCAGTCCAGGAAATGGTTTACTGACTCCAACAGATAGTTATCACGAGGCAGAATTAAAGCTGTCTGTAGCTGCAACCGCCGCATTAAAATCTCTAGCAAAGCAATACCAACTCACGCTGAATACTCTAGTACAAGGAGCTTGGGCTTTGCTATTGAGCCGTTATAGCGGTCAAGAGGACGTAATTTTTGGGGCGGTAACTTCTGGTCGTCCTCCGACTTTAGCGCAAGCCGAGTCTATGGTAGGGTTGTTTATCAACACAGTACCAATTAGAGTCCAAGTATCTCCCGACACATTGCTGGTACCTTGGCTGTTAAAAATCAAAGAGCAACTAATTGAAGCCAGTGAATACGAGTATTGTCCGTTAGTTAAAGTCCAAGGATGGAGTGAAGTTCCTAAAGGTTTATCTTTATTCGAGAGTATAGTAATTTTTGAAAACTATGCTATGGATGCGTCTGTACGGCAAAGGGATATCAATTTGGATATCCAAGATGTGCATAGCTTTGAAAAGACTAACTATCCAATTGCCCTGACAGTGATTCCAGGTGACGAGTTGTGGCTGAAAATTACTAGCGGCGATCGCTTCGACTGTGACACAATTCACCGGATGCTAGGACATTTGCAGACTTTACTAGAAAGTATGGTCAAAAATCCACAGCAAAGTCTGGGTGAGTTGTCGCTGTTAACAGAATTGGAACGACATCAATTGCTAGTAGAGTGGAATAATACTCAAGTTAAGTATTCCCAACCGCAATACATCCATGAATTATTCGCCGCGCAAGTCGAGAAAACACCAGATGCAGTAGCAGTTGTATTTGAAAATGAGCAACTCACTTACCGCGAACTCAACACCAAAGCTAATCAACTAGCACATTACTTACAAACTTGCGGCGTAAAACCAGAGGTATTAGTAGGGATTTATGTAGAGCGATCGCTATTGATGGTCATCGGGTTATTAGCCATCCTCAAAGCAGGTGGCGCATACATACCCCTAGACCCTAGCTATCCCCAAGAACGCTTGGCTTATATGCTAGAAGATGCTCAACCAAGGGTTTTGTTAACCCGACAGAAATTAGTTGCAACGCTACCACATCAGCCAGCGCAGGTTATTTGTCTGGATAGTGATTGGGAATTAATTAGCGATCGCCACAGTGCAAATCCTGTTACTCAGATCACTGAAGATCACCTCGCCTACGTCATCTATACTTCTGGTTCCACCGGAAAACCAAAGGGTGCAATGAACACCCATCGCGGTATCTGCAATCGCTTATTGTGGATGCAAGATGCTTATCAACTAACCGCCGCCGATCGAGTTTTACAGAAAACTCCCTTTAGTTTTGATGTCTCAGTTTGGGAATTTTTCTGGCCTTTAATTACCGGGGCGCGGTTAGTCATCGCCCAACCAGAAGGACATAAAGACCCCAACTATCTAGTTAACTTAATTATCCAGCAGCAAATTACAACTTTGCATTTTGTACCATCAATGCTGCAAGTTTTTCTCGAAGCAGCAGCAGTAGAAAAATGTCAGTCTTTGGTGCGGGTAATTGCCAGTGGAGAAGCATTACCAATTGAACTACAACAACGCTTTTTTCAGCGACTTGATGCCCAATTACATAATCTTTATGGCCCAACAGAAGCGGCTGTTGATGTCACCTTTTGGCAATGTCAAAATCATTTAAATAACCAAAAGACAGTACCTATTGGTCGCCCAATTGCCAATATTCAAGTTTATCTCCTTGATAAATATCTTCATCCTGTGCCTGTGGGTGTACCAGGAGAAGTTTATATTGGCGGTGTCGGTGTTGGTCGGGGTTATTTAAACCGTCCTGAATTAACTGCCGAGAAATTTATTCCCAATCCCTTCAGCACCACAGCCAGCCGTCTTTACAAAACAGGTGATTTAGCCCGTTATCTTCCCAACGGAGAAATAGAATATATTAGTCGGATTGACTATCAAGTGAAACTGCGGGGTTTCCGCATTGAACTAGGAGAAATAGAAGCGGCGATCGCTCAATATCCCGGAGTGCGAGAAACTGTAGTTGTGGTTAATGCACAACGAATAGTTGCCTATCTAGTTCCGCAAGCAGCCCAAACATTAAGCATCTCAGAACTACGTAGTTTTTTAGAATCAAAGTTACCCAGCTACATGATTCCCGTGGCTTTTGTGTTGTTAGAGGCATTGCCCTTAAACACAAATGGTAAAGTTGACCGCCGAGCCTTACCTGCACCTGATACAAACCGCCCCGAATTAGCTGATGTTTATCAACCACCGCAAACCGAAGTTGAACAAACTATTGCCGAAATTTGGCAACAAGTCCTGCAAGTAGAAAATGTGGGTATTCATGACAACTTTTTTGAACTCGGCGGTCATTCATTGCTGTTGGTGCAAGTACATAGTAAATTACGGGAAAAATTTACTAAAGATTTAGCGGTTCTTGATTTATTTAGATATCCCACAATTAATTCTTTAGCTAATTATTTAACGCAAGTTGAGCCGGAAAAACTAACTGCTGAGATTTCGGAAATTGTTATTGAGAAAGTTGCTGATGGCAAGGCTCAACAAAGAAAACGTTTACAGAAACTTAAATCTATTCAAAATATTTAA